Proteins from a single region of Sinorhizobium alkalisoli:
- the gabD gene encoding NADP-dependent succinate-semialdehyde dehydrogenase codes for MNLKDPSLFRQAALVGENWIEADPNNAIEVTDPATGEVIGRVPKLGAAETRAAIETAARVQKDWAARTAKERAVALRRWFELMIENKDDLGRILTTEQGKPLAEATGEIVYGASFVEWFAEEARRVYGDIVPGHQKDKRILVMKQPIGVVAAITPWNFPNAMITRKAGPAFAAGCAMVLKPAAQTPFSAIAIAVLAERAGMPKGLLSVITGSAREIGAEMTSNPTVRKLTFTGSTEVGAELYRQSAATIKKLGLELGGNAPFIVFDDADLDAAVEGALIAKFRNNGQTCVCANRLYVQDGVYDVFAKKLAAAVANLKTGNGMEEGVILGPLIDKPALEKVEEHVADALAKGARVVQGGKRHALGGTFYEATVLADVTQAMAVAREETFGPVAPLFRFKDEADVVKQANDTEFGLASYFYAKDLARVFRVAEALEYGMVGVNTGLISTAEAPFGGVKLSGLGREGSRYGIEEFTEIKYVCLGGIA; via the coding sequence ATGAATCTGAAAGACCCGTCGCTGTTTCGCCAGGCCGCTCTCGTGGGCGAGAACTGGATCGAAGCCGACCCCAACAATGCAATCGAGGTGACGGACCCGGCGACGGGCGAGGTGATCGGTCGCGTGCCGAAGCTCGGTGCGGCGGAAACGCGCGCTGCGATCGAGACCGCGGCGCGGGTACAGAAAGACTGGGCGGCAAGGACCGCCAAGGAACGCGCCGTGGCGCTGCGCCGCTGGTTCGAGCTGATGATCGAGAACAAGGACGATCTCGGCCGGATTCTGACGACCGAGCAGGGCAAACCGCTCGCCGAGGCGACCGGCGAAATCGTCTATGGCGCAAGCTTCGTCGAATGGTTCGCGGAAGAAGCGCGACGCGTCTACGGCGACATCGTGCCCGGGCATCAGAAGGACAAGCGCATCCTGGTGATGAAACAGCCGATCGGTGTCGTTGCCGCGATCACGCCGTGGAACTTCCCGAACGCGATGATCACCCGCAAGGCTGGCCCCGCCTTTGCCGCCGGCTGCGCCATGGTGCTGAAGCCGGCCGCGCAGACTCCGTTTTCGGCGATCGCCATTGCCGTGCTCGCCGAGCGCGCCGGCATGCCGAAGGGACTTCTGTCGGTCATCACCGGTTCGGCCCGGGAGATCGGTGCCGAGATGACCTCGAACCCGACCGTGCGCAAGCTGACTTTTACCGGTTCCACGGAAGTCGGCGCCGAGCTCTACCGGCAGAGTGCCGCGACGATCAAGAAGCTTGGCCTCGAACTCGGCGGCAACGCGCCCTTCATCGTTTTCGACGACGCCGATCTCGATGCGGCGGTGGAAGGCGCCCTGATCGCAAAGTTCCGCAACAATGGCCAGACCTGCGTCTGCGCCAACCGGCTCTATGTCCAGGATGGCGTCTACGATGTCTTTGCGAAGAAGCTCGCCGCCGCCGTCGCCAACCTCAAGACCGGCAATGGCATGGAGGAGGGTGTCATCCTTGGGCCGCTGATCGACAAGCCGGCATTGGAAAAGGTTGAAGAGCATGTTGCCGACGCGCTTGCCAAGGGCGCCCGTGTCGTCCAGGGCGGCAAGCGCCATGCGCTTGGCGGCACTTTCTACGAGGCGACGGTGCTCGCCGACGTCACCCAGGCGATGGCTGTCGCGCGCGAGGAAACCTTTGGCCCGGTGGCGCCGCTCTTCCGCTTCAAGGACGAGGCGGATGTCGTCAAGCAGGCCAACGACACCGAATTCGGCCTTGCCTCCTATTTCTATGCCAAGGATCTCGCACGCGTGTTCCGCGTGGCCGAAGCGCTGGAATACGGCATGGTCGGCGTCAATACCGGTCTCATCTCCACAGCGGAAGCGCCTTTCGGCGGCGTAAAACTCTCCGGTCTCGGCCGCGAGGGTTCGAGATACGGGATCGAGGAATTTACCGAGATCAAATATGTCTGCCTCGGCGGCATCGCCTGA
- a CDS encoding aldolase/citrate lyase family protein produces MPAPGNPFKAAIRERRFQLGLWVALASPYAAEVVAGSGYDWLLIDGEHAPNDLPLLAEQYRAIAGRGSHPIVRLPVGDAVLIKQVLDTGVQTLLIPMVDSVEQARQLVRAVRYPPQGVRGVGAALGRATNFGRITDYLENANQEICLLLQIESLAGLAAIDEIAALDGVDGLFIGPSDLAADMGHLGNPSHPEVRAAIVNGFSRISSAGKARGILTLDPVQARDYRELGADFMAIGTDVTLLVSASERLRREFLGETEPARIESGY; encoded by the coding sequence ATGCCGGCCCCAGGAAATCCCTTCAAAGCGGCGATTCGTGAGCGCCGCTTCCAGCTCGGCCTCTGGGTGGCGCTTGCCAGCCCTTATGCCGCCGAAGTCGTCGCCGGCAGCGGTTACGACTGGCTGCTGATTGATGGCGAGCATGCGCCGAACGACCTGCCGTTGCTTGCCGAGCAATATCGCGCGATCGCAGGGCGGGGCAGTCATCCGATCGTTCGCCTTCCCGTGGGCGATGCGGTCCTGATCAAGCAGGTCCTCGACACCGGCGTCCAGACGCTGCTGATCCCCATGGTCGACAGCGTCGAGCAGGCACGGCAGCTCGTGCGCGCCGTGCGCTATCCGCCGCAGGGCGTCCGCGGCGTCGGTGCGGCTTTGGGTCGAGCCACGAACTTCGGCCGGATCACCGACTATCTCGAAAACGCAAACCAGGAGATCTGCCTGCTGCTGCAGATCGAGAGCCTGGCGGGCCTGGCAGCGATCGATGAGATTGCGGCGCTCGACGGCGTCGACGGCCTGTTCATCGGCCCGTCGGATCTGGCGGCCGATATGGGCCATCTCGGAAATCCAAGCCATCCGGAGGTGCGCGCGGCAATCGTCAACGGCTTCAGCCGGATCAGCAGCGCCGGCAAGGCGCGCGGCATCCTCACCCTCGACCCTGTCCAGGCACGCGACTACCGCGAGCTCGGAGCCGATTTCATGGCGATCGGCACCGATGTGACGCTGCTCGTCAGCGCCAGCGAGCGGCTACGCCGGGAATTTCTTGGCGAGACCGAGCCGGCCAGGATCGAATCCGGCTACTGA
- a CDS encoding GntR family transcriptional regulator — MAKQNTVFKDAFNRCLTQMAETSALPSEPELGQLLGVSRTTVRAILTRCEDLKLISWDKRRKTVLRRPEASDYFPSEETSSLAEIIERSFMRRILAGGAEPGMQINELELAREIGTGTTSVREFLIRFSRFGLIEKRPNSHWVLKGFTRDFALELTEVREMFELRSAARFVALPEDHPAWEELKKIEAVHREILADIDNRYKEFSELDERFHLLVHKSSSNRFIIDFYDIIAIIFHYHYQWNKANARERNARALEEHLAYIAALRSREPKQVEQACRRHLKSARETLLQSIP, encoded by the coding sequence ATGGCGAAACAAAACACCGTCTTCAAGGACGCCTTCAATCGCTGCCTCACGCAGATGGCGGAGACGTCTGCACTGCCCTCCGAGCCTGAGCTTGGGCAGCTCCTCGGCGTCAGCCGTACGACCGTTCGCGCGATTCTCACGCGCTGCGAGGATCTCAAGCTGATCAGCTGGGACAAGCGCCGCAAGACCGTGTTGCGCCGCCCGGAAGCCTCCGACTATTTTCCATCGGAGGAGACCAGTTCACTTGCCGAGATCATCGAGCGCAGCTTCATGCGGCGGATTCTAGCGGGCGGCGCCGAACCCGGCATGCAGATCAACGAGCTGGAGCTCGCCAGGGAGATCGGCACCGGCACGACGAGCGTGCGCGAATTCCTGATCCGCTTCAGCCGCTTCGGCCTGATCGAGAAACGGCCGAACAGCCATTGGGTGCTCAAGGGATTTACCCGCGACTTCGCGCTCGAGCTGACGGAGGTCAGGGAAATGTTCGAGCTTCGCTCTGCCGCCCGCTTCGTCGCCTTGCCGGAGGACCATCCCGCCTGGGAGGAACTGAAGAAGATCGAGGCGGTGCATCGGGAAATCCTTGCCGACATCGACAACCGCTACAAGGAATTTTCGGAGCTCGACGAGCGCTTCCACCTGCTGGTGCACAAATCGTCCAGCAACCGCTTCATCATCGATTTCTACGACATCATCGCGATCATCTTCCACTATCATTACCAGTGGAACAAGGCGAATGCGCGCGAACGCAACGCCCGCGCGCTCGAAGAGCATCTCGCCTATATCGCAGCGCTTCGGTCGCGCGAGCCGAAACAGGTGGAGCAGGCCTGCCGCCGGCATTTGAAGTCCGCGCGGGAAACACTGCTTCAGTCGATTCCGTAA
- a CDS encoding UxaA family hydrolase, with product MSAPSSILLSPEDNVAVATAAIEPGETLPGGAQAATRIEPGHKVAIRPILAGEPVIKYAQAIGRATSDIAAGDHVHSHNLAFDQDRLAIGAPVPPEAASEADKVRTFLGYRRADGRAATRNYIGIIASVNCSTTVCRAIADEANRRLLPKYEGIDGFVPIVHDQGCGMSSTGDGMKNLHRTLAGYARHANFGGVLMVGLGCEVNQLTLYGQSGAGAEKRHFNIQETGGSRRSVERALGVLEEIAKEVAPARRVPIPVSEIIVGLQCGGSDGLSGVTANPALGAAVDILAGAGGTAILSETSEIYGAEHLLRSRAVSDGVAAKLDDLISWWENYVALHGASLDNNPSPGNKRGGLTTILEKSLGAVAKGGRSPLTAVYNYAERVTEHGLVFMDTPGYDPVSATGQVAGGANVIAFTTGRGSCFGCRPVPSIKLTSNTALYRAMEEDMDIDCGVIASGETSIAELGGAIFDLIIDTASGKKTKSELFGYGDNEFVPWHLGATL from the coding sequence TTGTCTGCACCGTCGTCGATCCTGCTTTCGCCGGAGGACAATGTCGCCGTCGCCACGGCTGCGATCGAGCCGGGCGAAACCCTGCCCGGCGGCGCGCAGGCGGCGACGCGGATAGAGCCGGGGCATAAGGTCGCGATCCGGCCGATTTTGGCGGGCGAGCCGGTGATCAAATATGCCCAGGCGATCGGCCGCGCCACCTCTGACATCGCGGCGGGCGATCATGTGCATTCCCACAATCTCGCCTTCGACCAGGACAGGCTCGCGATCGGCGCCCCGGTTCCACCGGAAGCGGCAAGCGAGGCCGACAAAGTGCGCACCTTCCTCGGCTACCGCCGAGCGGATGGCCGGGCTGCGACGCGGAACTATATTGGCATCATCGCCAGCGTGAACTGTTCCACCACGGTCTGTCGCGCGATCGCCGACGAGGCCAACCGGCGCCTGTTGCCAAAATATGAGGGCATCGACGGCTTCGTGCCCATTGTTCACGATCAGGGCTGCGGCATGTCTTCGACCGGCGACGGCATGAAGAACCTGCACCGCACGCTCGCCGGCTATGCCCGCCACGCCAATTTCGGCGGCGTGCTGATGGTCGGCCTCGGCTGCGAGGTCAATCAGCTGACGCTTTACGGTCAGAGCGGCGCCGGCGCGGAAAAGCGACATTTCAACATTCAGGAGACCGGCGGATCGCGCCGGTCGGTCGAGCGCGCGCTCGGCGTACTTGAGGAGATCGCCAAGGAAGTCGCTCCCGCGCGGCGGGTGCCGATTCCGGTCAGCGAGATCATCGTCGGCCTGCAGTGCGGCGGCTCCGACGGCCTTTCCGGCGTCACCGCCAATCCGGCGCTTGGTGCCGCGGTCGATATTCTCGCCGGCGCCGGCGGTACGGCTATCCTCTCCGAGACCTCGGAAATCTACGGCGCCGAACATCTTCTGCGCAGCCGCGCCGTCAGCGACGGGGTGGCGGCGAAGCTAGACGATCTGATTTCCTGGTGGGAGAACTACGTCGCGCTGCATGGCGCTTCGCTCGACAATAATCCTTCGCCGGGTAATAAACGCGGCGGATTGACGACCATTCTGGAAAAATCGCTTGGTGCGGTCGCCAAGGGCGGGCGCTCGCCGCTGACCGCCGTCTACAATTATGCCGAACGCGTAACCGAGCACGGCCTGGTTTTCATGGACACGCCCGGCTACGACCCGGTCTCGGCCACGGGACAGGTGGCGGGCGGCGCCAATGTCATCGCCTTCACCACCGGCCGCGGCAGTTGCTTCGGCTGTCGGCCGGTGCCGTCGATCAAGCTCACCAGCAACACGGCGCTCTATCGGGCGATGGAAGAGGACATGGATATCGATTGCGGCGTGATCGCTTCCGGCGAGACGAGCATCGCCGAACTCGGTGGCGCAATCTTCGATCTGATCATCGACACGGCTTCGGGAAAAAAGACCAAGAGCGAACTTTTCGGCTACGGCGATAACGAGTTCGTCCCCTGGCACCTGGGGGCGACATTGTAG
- a CDS encoding aldo/keto reductase yields MQTRRIGRTALAVTEYSFGTAGLGGLYRECTREAAMATLDAAWASGMRYFDTAPYYGLGLAERRVGDFLRDKPRDDFVLSTKVGRLLHPVPEDQVPDYSYVKPLNFDVSYDYGYDAIMRSVEMSHARLGLNHIDILYVHDIGSYTHGAKKNAVYLRQLLDSGLKALEELKSGGVISAYGLGVNEVPICLDVLRQADIDCILLAGRYTLLDRSAAEELLPLCDKKGTSLVVGGVFNSGILATGPVAGAHFDYMPATEEVRTKVAAMETIAAARGVPLAAAALQFPLTNPLVASVLIGTAKPESLERNMELTRRRVTPDEFAAYEPHTLVAPELGDEAVRV; encoded by the coding sequence ATGCAGACGAGAAGGATCGGTCGAACCGCTCTCGCGGTGACCGAATACAGCTTCGGCACGGCGGGGCTCGGGGGCCTCTATCGCGAATGCACGCGCGAGGCCGCGATGGCGACCCTCGACGCGGCCTGGGCCTCGGGCATGCGTTATTTCGACACGGCGCCCTATTACGGTCTCGGGCTTGCCGAGCGGCGCGTCGGGGATTTCCTGCGCGACAAGCCGCGCGACGATTTCGTGCTCTCGACCAAGGTTGGCCGGTTGTTGCATCCGGTGCCGGAGGACCAGGTTCCCGACTACTCCTACGTCAAGCCGCTGAACTTCGATGTCAGCTACGACTATGGCTATGACGCGATCATGCGTTCTGTGGAAATGAGCCATGCCCGCCTCGGGCTCAACCACATCGATATTCTCTATGTCCACGATATCGGCAGCTACACCCACGGTGCGAAGAAAAACGCGGTCTATCTGCGGCAATTGCTCGACTCCGGCCTGAAGGCCCTGGAGGAATTGAAGTCCGGCGGTGTCATTTCGGCCTATGGCCTCGGCGTCAACGAAGTACCGATCTGTCTCGACGTCCTCAGGCAGGCAGATATCGACTGCATCCTGCTCGCGGGCCGTTATACGCTGCTCGATCGCTCGGCCGCCGAAGAGCTCCTGCCGCTTTGCGACAAGAAGGGAACGTCGCTCGTCGTCGGCGGCGTCTTCAACTCCGGTATCCTTGCCACCGGCCCGGTGGCGGGCGCGCATTTCGACTATATGCCGGCGACGGAAGAGGTGAGGACGAAGGTCGCGGCGATGGAGACGATCGCCGCCGCGCGTGGCGTGCCGCTCGCTGCCGCCGCGCTCCAGTTCCCGCTCACCAATCCTTTGGTTGCCTCGGTTCTGATCGGCACCGCAAAGCCCGAGAGCCTCGAGCGGAACATGGAGCTTACGCGCCGGCGGGTCACACCGGATGAATTCGCGGCCTACGAGCCCCACACGCTCGTTGCACCGGAGCTTGGAGATGAGGCAGTCCGGGTCTGA
- a CDS encoding ABC transporter substrate-binding protein, protein MSIAKRILSRRAFNVLAGAAFLAATAPAASFAQDVTIPIIVKDTTSFYWQIVLAGARQAGKDLGVNVPELGAQSESDINGQISILENAVAGAPAAVVIAPTEFKALGKPIDEAAKAVPIIGIDSGADSKAFTSFLTTDNVQGGRIAADGLAAAIKEATGKEEGEIAIITSLPGVGSLDQRREGFLDQVKTKYPGLKVVADKYADGQATTGLNIMTDLITANPDLVGVFASNLIMAQGVGQAIAENKLGEKIKVIGFDSDDKTVSFLKEGVLAGLVVQDPYRMGYDGIKTALAASKGEKVDANVDTGANLVTKANMSDPKIDALLNPKVN, encoded by the coding sequence ATGAGCATCGCAAAACGTATTCTTTCCCGTCGTGCCTTCAACGTGTTGGCCGGCGCCGCCTTCTTGGCCGCCACGGCGCCAGCGGCGTCGTTCGCACAGGACGTCACCATTCCGATCATCGTGAAGGACACCACATCCTTCTATTGGCAGATCGTGCTCGCGGGTGCGCGGCAGGCGGGCAAGGATCTCGGCGTCAACGTGCCGGAGCTCGGCGCGCAATCGGAATCGGACATCAACGGCCAGATCAGCATTCTTGAAAACGCCGTCGCCGGCGCACCGGCAGCCGTCGTGATCGCGCCGACGGAGTTCAAGGCACTCGGAAAGCCGATCGATGAGGCCGCCAAGGCCGTGCCGATCATCGGCATCGACTCGGGTGCCGACTCAAAGGCCTTCACCTCATTCCTGACGACCGATAACGTCCAGGGCGGCCGCATCGCCGCGGACGGTCTTGCTGCGGCGATCAAGGAAGCGACCGGAAAGGAGGAAGGCGAAATTGCCATCATCACCAGCCTGCCCGGTGTCGGATCACTCGACCAGCGCCGCGAGGGTTTTCTCGATCAGGTCAAAACCAAGTATCCCGGTCTGAAGGTCGTGGCCGACAAATATGCCGATGGTCAGGCGACCACCGGTCTCAACATCATGACCGACCTGATCACCGCCAATCCCGACCTCGTCGGCGTCTTCGCCTCCAACCTGATCATGGCGCAGGGCGTCGGCCAAGCGATCGCGGAGAACAAGCTCGGCGAGAAGATCAAGGTGATCGGCTTCGACAGCGACGACAAGACGGTCAGCTTCCTCAAGGAAGGTGTACTCGCCGGCTTGGTCGTGCAGGATCCCTACCGCATGGGCTATGATGGCATCAAGACGGCCCTTGCCGCATCGAAGGGGGAGAAGGTCGACGCCAATGTCGACACCGGCGCCAACCTCGTCACCAAGGCAAACATGTCTGACCCGAAGATCGATGCCCTGTTGAACCCGAAGGTCAACTGA
- a CDS encoding sugar ABC transporter ATP-binding protein: protein MTGLQEVSHRHEGELEAAVPRGQPILELSGLQKNYGAVQALKPATITFVSGEIHAIVGENGAGKSTLIKLLTGVIARTGGEVRWCGEPVQLASPNEAIARGINAVHQEVVLCPHLSVAANMFLGDEINRTGLMRKRAMTDAAQGVLDDLGFNLPADATLGSLTIGQQQLVATARAAMRGTRFLIFDEPTAYLTRQESAQLFRLIRRLQNDGVTIVYISHRLEEVFELADRVSVLRDGTHVGTRPIGETNEDELIALMINRSIEQIYHKERFPFGDTIVETRGLSGPGFSDISLSVRAGEIVGLYGLIGAGRSEFALGLYGRQPISAGEVHWQGRKVAIDNERKAMELGIALAPESRRDQGLCLNLPIGLNINLPVFRKLTRGITINRAEEAANADRQIRDLQIKTPSRRVLASAMSGGNQQKIVIGKWLSHGATLFIFDEPTVGVDVGTKAEIYRLFARLLERGAGIILISSYLPEVYELADRLHVFRQGRLVASHDYRAASHEEVLAQAINA, encoded by the coding sequence ATGACTGGGCTTCAAGAGGTCAGCCACCGGCATGAGGGCGAGCTGGAAGCGGCCGTGCCGCGGGGGCAGCCGATCCTCGAATTAAGTGGTCTGCAGAAGAACTACGGCGCCGTCCAGGCGCTGAAGCCCGCGACCATCACATTCGTCTCCGGAGAGATCCATGCCATCGTCGGCGAGAACGGCGCCGGAAAGTCGACGCTGATCAAGCTTCTGACGGGCGTCATTGCGCGAACCGGCGGCGAGGTGCGCTGGTGCGGCGAGCCCGTGCAGCTTGCGAGCCCCAATGAGGCGATCGCGCGCGGCATCAACGCCGTCCACCAGGAGGTGGTGCTCTGCCCGCATCTGAGCGTCGCCGCCAACATGTTCCTCGGCGACGAGATCAACCGCACCGGTCTCATGCGCAAGCGCGCCATGACGGATGCGGCCCAGGGCGTTCTCGACGACCTCGGCTTCAACCTGCCGGCCGATGCCACGCTCGGCAGCCTGACGATCGGCCAGCAGCAGTTGGTCGCGACCGCGCGTGCGGCCATGCGCGGCACCCGCTTCCTGATCTTCGACGAGCCGACGGCCTATCTGACACGGCAGGAATCAGCACAGCTTTTCCGTCTTATCCGCCGGCTGCAGAACGACGGCGTTACCATCGTCTATATCAGCCACAGGCTGGAGGAAGTTTTCGAGCTCGCCGATCGCGTTTCGGTGCTGCGCGATGGCACGCATGTCGGCACGCGTCCCATTGGCGAGACGAATGAGGACGAGTTGATCGCCCTGATGATCAACCGCAGCATCGAGCAGATCTATCACAAGGAGCGTTTTCCCTTTGGCGACACGATTGTCGAGACGCGCGGTCTTTCAGGACCTGGCTTCAGCGACATATCGCTTTCGGTCAGGGCAGGCGAAATCGTCGGTCTCTATGGCCTGATCGGTGCAGGACGTAGCGAATTCGCTCTTGGGCTCTATGGTCGCCAACCAATCAGCGCCGGAGAAGTCCACTGGCAGGGCCGGAAAGTCGCGATTGACAACGAGCGCAAGGCCATGGAGCTCGGCATCGCGCTGGCTCCGGAGAGCCGCCGCGATCAGGGGCTCTGCCTCAATCTGCCGATCGGGCTCAACATCAATCTGCCGGTCTTTCGCAAACTGACACGCGGCATCACCATCAATCGCGCCGAGGAAGCGGCGAATGCCGATCGACAGATTCGCGACCTGCAGATCAAGACACCTTCGCGGCGGGTGCTCGCCTCAGCCATGTCCGGCGGTAACCAGCAGAAGATCGTGATCGGCAAATGGCTGAGCCATGGCGCCACGCTGTTCATCTTCGACGAGCCAACTGTCGGCGTCGATGTCGGCACCAAGGCGGAGATCTACCGTCTCTTCGCCCGGTTGCTCGAGCGCGGGGCAGGAATCATTCTGATCTCCTCCTACCTGCCGGAAGTCTACGAGCTTGCGGACCGGCTGCACGTCTTCCGGCAGGGCCGGCTGGTCGCCAGTCATGACTACCGGGCTGCCAGCCACGAGGAAGTCTTGGCACAGGCGATCAACGCGTGA
- a CDS encoding ABC transporter permease, with protein MSVETVEGSTAPTPKRGVSILFGLTLLGLLLALWLALGLATNAFWTPNNISNLLRQGAMTAILAVGQTFVIITAGIDLSVGAVVGFASVIVAWLLAAGVPLWLAIIATLAIGVLIGLFHGFGIVRMGLPPFIITLATLTSLRGIGLLITNGSTISITNDAFTNFSRADFLGVPSLFWMVIVVAIPAYVFLHLSRFGRYLFAVGSNREAARLSGVNVDRTIYLAYILSSTCAAFVGLLLASRIGIGNATQAEGWELQAIASSVIGGTSLFGAVGSVHGPLLGAFILATINNGANLLNVNSFWQRIVTGLLIIVIVYFDQLRRRGSR; from the coding sequence ATGAGTGTGGAAACGGTGGAAGGCAGTACGGCACCGACGCCGAAGAGGGGCGTCAGCATCCTGTTCGGGTTGACCCTTCTGGGTCTCCTGCTTGCACTCTGGCTGGCGCTCGGCCTGGCGACCAACGCCTTCTGGACGCCGAACAACATCAGCAATCTGCTTCGTCAGGGGGCGATGACGGCGATCCTCGCGGTCGGCCAGACCTTCGTTATTATCACTGCTGGCATCGATCTGTCGGTCGGGGCCGTCGTCGGTTTCGCGAGCGTCATCGTCGCCTGGCTGCTCGCCGCCGGCGTGCCCCTCTGGCTTGCGATCATTGCGACGCTGGCGATCGGCGTTCTGATTGGCCTGTTCCACGGCTTCGGCATCGTCCGGATGGGGCTACCGCCTTTCATCATCACGCTCGCGACGCTGACTTCGCTGCGCGGCATCGGCCTGCTCATCACCAACGGCTCGACGATTTCCATCACCAATGATGCTTTCACGAATTTCTCGCGCGCTGATTTTCTCGGTGTCCCGAGCCTTTTCTGGATGGTGATCGTCGTTGCCATACCTGCTTACGTCTTCCTGCACTTAAGCCGCTTCGGCCGCTATCTCTTCGCCGTTGGATCGAACAGGGAGGCAGCGCGCCTTTCCGGTGTCAACGTCGATCGGACGATTTACCTCGCTTACATCCTGTCCTCGACCTGCGCCGCCTTTGTTGGCCTGTTGCTCGCCTCGCGCATCGGCATCGGCAACGCCACCCAGGCGGAGGGCTGGGAGTTGCAGGCGATCGCCTCCTCGGTGATCGGCGGCACCAGCCTCTTCGGCGCCGTCGGCTCGGTCCATGGGCCGCTGCTCGGCGCCTTCATCCTGGCGACGATCAACAACGGGGCCAACCTCCTGAACGTCAACTCGTTCTGGCAGCGCATCGTCACCGGCCTGCTGATCATCGTCATCGTCTATTTCGACCAGCTCCGCCGCCGCGGATCGCGATGA
- a CDS encoding zinc-binding alcohol dehydrogenase family protein, which translates to MKAVICPEPGRLEVVERSRPAAPGPGWVRLAVRRVGICGTDYHIFEGKHPFLEYPRVMGHEISATVIEAGAGSALVPGTLVVVNPYIACGSCIACRKGKPNCCASIRVLGVHIDGAFCEEIVVPEENLYPANELSVEAAATVEFLAIGAHAVRRSRTAAGSRALVIGAGPIGLGTAIFSGIAGHAVTLLDTSAERLAFAAERLGLSRGILASEGSEKAIAEATDDEGFDVVFDATGNGASMMRSFSYVAHGGTLVFVSVVKDEIRFSDPEFHKREMTLVASRNATREDFGHVVASIGKGLVPVEALITHRTTLAAAVTDLPRWAHDKTGLVKAVIAVAP; encoded by the coding sequence ATGAAAGCCGTCATCTGCCCGGAACCTGGCCGCCTGGAAGTCGTCGAACGCAGCCGTCCGGCGGCGCCCGGCCCGGGCTGGGTGCGCCTCGCCGTCCGCCGCGTCGGCATCTGCGGCACCGACTACCACATCTTCGAGGGCAAGCATCCCTTTCTCGAATATCCGCGGGTCATGGGTCACGAGATCTCCGCAACGGTGATCGAGGCGGGTGCGGGTTCTGCGCTCGTCCCGGGGACACTGGTCGTCGTCAATCCCTACATCGCCTGCGGAAGCTGCATTGCCTGCCGCAAGGGCAAACCCAATTGCTGCGCTTCGATCCGAGTCCTCGGCGTCCATATCGATGGCGCCTTCTGCGAGGAGATCGTAGTGCCGGAAGAGAACCTTTATCCGGCGAACGAGCTCTCCGTGGAGGCGGCGGCGACCGTGGAGTTCCTGGCGATCGGCGCCCATGCCGTCAGGCGCTCGCGCACCGCAGCCGGTAGCCGCGCACTGGTGATCGGCGCCGGCCCGATCGGCCTCGGCACGGCAATTTTCTCGGGGATTGCCGGGCACGCAGTGACGCTCCTCGACACGAGCGCCGAACGCCTGGCCTTCGCCGCTGAAAGGCTCGGCCTTTCGCGGGGGATTCTCGCCAGCGAGGGATCGGAGAAGGCGATCGCGGAGGCGACGGACGACGAGGGCTTCGATGTCGTATTCGACGCCACGGGCAATGGCGCATCGATGATGCGGTCCTTCTCGTATGTCGCCCATGGCGGCACGCTTGTCTTCGTCAGCGTCGTCAAGGACGAGATCCGCTTTTCCGACCCGGAGTTCCACAAACGCGAAATGACCCTGGTGGCCAGTCGCAATGCGACGCGCGAGGATTTCGGCCACGTCGTCGCCTCGATCGGCAAGGGCCTCGTACCCGTTGAGGCGCTGATCACACACCGGACGACGCTCGCGGCGGCGGTCACCGACCTGCCGCGTTGGGCCCATGACAAGACCGGCCTGGTGAAGGCGGTGATCGCGGTCGCCCCATGA